A window of the Roseburia sp. 831b genome harbors these coding sequences:
- a CDS encoding DUF6323 family protein yields the protein MMEQDFGVELWDEKKELARVLRLNEKTKSYGLALSEADARVLLADRKNILMEKRRVEFGAGILPQIIDTFYDSPYLYQDNYVETLGRLMDIFYEYKNESMDTLTDEELLSFMEEAFNGECQGSADYLEETILEKMARAIRVGGERFLREQRRRRTVEDEV from the coding sequence ATGATGGAACAAGATTTTGGGGTGGAATTATGGGATGAAAAAAAGGAACTGGCAAGGGTACTTCGTCTAAATGAAAAGACGAAATCCTACGGATTGGCGTTATCGGAAGCGGATGCAAGGGTGCTTTTGGCGGATCGAAAGAACATTCTGATGGAAAAGAGGCGGGTGGAGTTTGGAGCAGGGATTTTGCCACAGATTATCGATACGTTTTATGATTCGCCGTATCTTTACCAGGACAATTATGTTGAGACGCTAGGCCGGCTGATGGATATTTTTTATGAATATAAAAATGAGTCGATGGATACGCTGACGGATGAGGAACTCCTTTCTTTTATGGAAGAGGCGTTCAATGGGGAATGCCAGGGAAGTGCTGATTATCTGGAAGAAACCATACTAGAGAAGATGGCAAGAGCCATACGTGTCGGTGGGGAACGTTTTTTGAGGGAGCAAAGGAGAAGGAGAACGGTTGAAGATGAGGTATGA
- a CDS encoding FIST N-terminal domain-containing protein, whose translation MKQTIKICNTASFSEALQSVASANLVILIAPSPIFDDCASSMKLALSDVPNIGICGQGYAESKDHPEDIMLVGFYDCHAVVDVIQDANQPILSVDSLMHHVTSLAGNKSNTVCLDFTTGNDSVIVTTFNACLNEKQIPLIGATAWDNKVSCNGIVYQNACVYAFLTNKTGSIRPYKENIYCIDETMPAFTATKIDAAAQKIVTLDNQKASSVYQNALHISENAIENQTFQNPIGRLVGDDIFIISVKNKCPDGSLECYKRANPMDALTILQLGDYEKIIQETVSQIKRDFPKLSGVFSINCILRYLMFQDLHYWDDYLKTMNQLGTHIGIVGCGEHFLTQHVNQTMTCFAFD comes from the coding sequence ATGAAACAGACTATTAAAATATGTAATACCGCTTCCTTTTCCGAAGCACTCCAATCCGTTGCATCTGCAAACCTGGTTATTTTAATTGCACCATCTCCTATTTTTGATGACTGTGCAAGCAGCATGAAGCTTGCTCTATCTGACGTTCCAAACATTGGAATTTGTGGTCAGGGGTATGCAGAGTCCAAGGACCATCCGGAAGATATCATGCTCGTTGGCTTTTATGATTGTCATGCTGTGGTTGATGTCATCCAGGATGCGAATCAGCCTATCTTATCCGTGGATTCCCTTATGCACCATGTAACCAGTCTTGCTGGGAATAAATCGAATACCGTCTGTCTGGACTTTACGACGGGAAACGACAGTGTGATTGTCACCACTTTTAATGCCTGTCTGAATGAAAAGCAGATTCCTTTGATTGGTGCAACCGCCTGGGATAATAAAGTAAGCTGCAATGGCATTGTCTACCAGAATGCCTGTGTCTATGCCTTTCTTACAAATAAAACCGGTTCTATCCGTCCATATAAGGAAAACATTTACTGTATTGACGAAACAATGCCTGCTTTTACCGCCACAAAAATTGATGCGGCAGCACAAAAAATTGTGACACTGGATAATCAAAAGGCATCCTCTGTCTACCAGAATGCCTTGCATATCAGTGAAAATGCCATTGAAAACCAGACCTTTCAAAATCCGATTGGTCGTCTTGTCGGGGATGACATTTTCATTATTTCAGTAAAAAACAAATGTCCGGATGGCAGTCTGGAATGCTACAAACGCGCAAACCCGATGGATGCATTAACCATTTTGCAGCTTGGCGATTATGAAAAAATTATTCAGGAAACCGTCTCACAGATCAAACGTGATTTTCCAAAGCTGAGCGGTGTGTTTTCCATCAACTGTATTCTGCGTTATCTGATGTTCCAGGATTTACATTATTGGGATGATTATTTAAAGACAATGAATCAGCTTGGCACACACATTGGCATTGTCGGCTGTGGGGAACATTTTCTGACGCAGCACGTAAATCAGACTATGACTTGTTTTGCATTTGATTAA
- a CDS encoding methyl-accepting chemotaxis protein: MSIFRKKNDTAEQHFAVAPGKPNYVNHDAAVKQLASYQKKQMDAVLKEDFKLTQDIKNIRTEFDSVTGNMSALDGIISNFKHNFHDLLETVNQYREYQSRVHNSIQTAQNRVTNFTQESSEIRNRFDLLDSSFTELEEAVENIGLCAKSIENVAAQTNLLSLNASIEAARAGEAGKGFAVVATEVQSLSGEIKQLVNQVNSSIEMVNKSIEKMNLSVTSSKEMIVENLENTTKIDEDFAAITAETDELESINSSIESMVTKSNDELGNITEFMDSSSQSYASVAACIKEMENNSKTKGIMYEDINNIIQQFETLS; encoded by the coding sequence ATGAGTATCTTTCGTAAAAAAAATGACACTGCTGAACAGCATTTTGCCGTGGCACCGGGAAAACCTAATTATGTCAACCATGATGCTGCCGTAAAACAGCTTGCATCTTATCAGAAAAAACAAATGGACGCTGTCCTGAAAGAAGATTTTAAACTGACACAGGATATTAAAAATATCCGAACCGAGTTTGACTCTGTTACTGGAAATATGAGTGCTTTAGATGGCATCATCAGCAATTTCAAGCATAATTTCCATGATTTGCTAGAAACGGTAAATCAGTACCGGGAGTACCAGTCACGCGTTCACAATTCCATTCAGACGGCACAAAACCGCGTTACTAATTTTACCCAGGAATCTTCCGAAATCAGGAACCGTTTTGACTTACTTGACAGCTCTTTTACTGAATTAGAAGAAGCTGTGGAAAATATCGGATTGTGTGCAAAAAGCATTGAAAATGTGGCTGCCCAGACAAACCTCCTTTCCTTGAACGCGAGCATTGAAGCTGCAAGAGCCGGGGAAGCCGGAAAAGGATTTGCCGTTGTTGCAACAGAAGTACAAAGCTTGTCCGGTGAAATCAAGCAGCTTGTCAATCAGGTAAATTCCAGCATTGAAATGGTAAACAAATCCATCGAAAAAATGAATCTTTCTGTTACCTCCAGCAAGGAAATGATTGTAGAAAATCTCGAAAACACAACCAAAATTGATGAAGATTTTGCTGCAATTACAGCGGAAACCGATGAGCTAGAGTCCATCAACAGCTCCATTGAATCCATGGTGACAAAATCCAACGATGAACTTGGAAATATCACAGAATTTATGGATTCCTCCAGCCAGTCTTACGCTTCCGTTGCAGCCTGCATCAAGGAGATGGAGAATAACTCCAAGACAAAGGGCATCATGTATGAGGATATCAACAATATCATCCAGCAGTTTGAGACGCTTTCGTAA
- a CDS encoding DUF4230 domain-containing protein, with translation MIKYKKRKMKFLVWLLVLAAAVIFIAYSTVKIKKLEGEVDRLSDPVAVYEEASKQVDISVINAEIQDIGELATVEYLYTDAAKFEDPKKLFGKELPFEFTTKSFVVKWDGVIKAGVDITQVTEEADDTEKKIVVKLPKAKILSNDIDDDSVEVLDEKDGLFNSIKVEDVKSFDAVSKDDMEQRAIDQGILEKASQNAKEMIEHLIQNDVTEESGYTVEFEEAE, from the coding sequence ATGATAAAGTATAAGAAAAGAAAAATGAAGTTTCTCGTATGGCTGCTTGTTTTAGCAGCGGCGGTTATCTTTATTGCTTATTCCACCGTAAAGATAAAGAAATTAGAAGGGGAAGTGGACCGATTATCCGACCCGGTTGCCGTTTATGAGGAAGCATCCAAACAAGTTGATATCAGTGTCATAAATGCAGAGATTCAGGACATAGGGGAACTTGCCACGGTGGAATACCTATATACGGATGCGGCAAAGTTTGAAGATCCGAAGAAATTATTTGGAAAAGAACTTCCATTCGAATTTACCACAAAATCATTTGTTGTAAAATGGGATGGCGTCATTAAGGCAGGCGTGGATATCACTCAGGTAACGGAAGAGGCAGACGATACGGAAAAGAAAATTGTGGTCAAACTTCCAAAAGCTAAGATTTTATCGAATGATATCGATGATGACAGTGTCGAGGTTTTAGATGAAAAAGACGGATTGTTCAATTCCATCAAGGTGGAGGATGTAAAAAGTTTTGATGCTGTCAGCAAGGATGACATGGAGCAGCGTGCAATAGATCAAGGCATCCTGGAAAAAGCATCCCAAAATGCAAAAGAAATGATTGAGCACCTGATTCAAAATGATGTGACGGAGGAATCCGGTTATACGGTTGAATTTGAAGAGGCGGAATAG
- a CDS encoding LysR family transcriptional regulator yields the protein MNIEYLKYFAELAKVQHYGKAAKALNISQPGLSHAIKTLEEEYGVPLFLREGRNVSLSQYGKELMQDVEEILDAYLRMEERAAGLKNQEKTVRIGTVYPLAPGTIPRMLREFGATFPFIVYNRMTPEIAEGLLNGKYDIGFCSDLLKSEDLEYYPILESYIAAVVPKGHPLEKRDTVSLKEVAKYPQIMFSKTSGFRSLQEQIFAEEGIKVKPVCSAEEIEVVTGLVENGFGISVLPYMDIVRLHNIVTIPVQTSTWKSKFYIARRKYGIRSEQEEAFFRYWKRENKRGD from the coding sequence ATGAATATTGAATATTTGAAATATTTTGCAGAGCTGGCGAAGGTGCAGCATTATGGAAAAGCGGCGAAGGCGCTTAACATTTCACAGCCGGGTCTTAGTCATGCAATCAAGACACTTGAGGAGGAGTATGGAGTTCCACTTTTCTTAAGAGAGGGACGAAATGTGAGCCTGAGCCAATATGGAAAAGAATTGATGCAGGATGTGGAGGAGATTCTTGACGCTTATTTACGGATGGAGGAGCGGGCAGCAGGACTTAAGAATCAGGAGAAAACGGTGCGGATTGGTACCGTGTATCCGCTGGCACCGGGAACGATTCCGCGGATGCTGCGGGAATTTGGCGCAACATTTCCGTTTATCGTTTATAACCGCATGACACCGGAGATTGCGGAAGGGCTTTTGAACGGAAAATATGACATTGGCTTTTGTTCAGATCTTTTAAAATCAGAGGATTTAGAGTATTATCCGATTTTAGAATCGTATATTGCAGCAGTGGTGCCAAAAGGACATCCGCTTGAAAAAAGAGATACGGTTTCTTTAAAAGAGGTGGCAAAATATCCACAGATTATGTTTTCCAAAACGAGCGGTTTTCGCTCCTTACAGGAACAGATTTTCGCGGAGGAAGGAATCAAGGTAAAACCGGTGTGCTCGGCAGAAGAAATTGAGGTTGTCACGGGGCTGGTGGAGAACGGCTTTGGTATTTCGGTTTTGCCGTACATGGATATCGTACGTCTTCATAATATCGTGACAATTCCGGTACAGACATCGACCTGGAAGTCAAAATTCTACATAGCGAGAAGAAAATATGGCATCCGGTCGGAACAGGAGGAGGCATTTTTCCGGTATTGGAAAAGAGAAAACAAAAGAGGAGATTAG
- a CDS encoding DUF6198 family protein, translating into MNTKRFYLAGEAALLIVLLINSLGVDLMSKSGFGISTISSVPLIFSTAFPVFSFGTWNYIFQTLLVITLMILKRSFCPGYLFSFVVGLGFGKMIDVHNAWLGALPNSLPFHTFYFIAGFLLVCFGICLANNCMLPIIPTDIFPRDLSEILKKNYKKIKTTFDLCCLTTTVILSLTILHKFYGIGVGTVFCAFLTGKTVSVVQNFIGKHVEFYRITGNRNVHFS; encoded by the coding sequence ATGAATACAAAAAGATTTTACCTTGCCGGAGAGGCAGCTCTTTTGATTGTTTTACTGATTAATTCACTTGGCGTGGATTTGATGTCCAAAAGCGGATTTGGAATTTCAACCATTTCCTCTGTGCCACTCATCTTTAGCACTGCCTTCCCGGTTTTCAGTTTTGGCACATGGAATTACATTTTTCAGACTCTTTTGGTTATCACACTGATGATTCTAAAACGTTCTTTTTGCCCCGGCTACCTGTTCTCTTTCGTAGTCGGACTTGGATTTGGAAAAATGATTGACGTACACAACGCATGGCTTGGGGCTTTGCCAAACTCCTTACCATTCCATACTTTCTACTTTATTGCAGGATTTCTCTTAGTATGTTTTGGTATCTGCCTTGCAAACAACTGTATGCTCCCAATTATTCCCACAGACATTTTCCCTCGTGACCTGTCTGAGATTTTAAAGAAGAATTATAAAAAAATAAAAACCACCTTCGACCTTTGCTGCCTGACAACAACCGTCATTCTGTCCCTTACAATCCTTCACAAATTTTACGGAATCGGCGTTGGCACTGTTTTCTGTGCATTTTTAACCGGTAAAACGGTTTCCGTTGTCCAGAACTTCATCGGCAAACATGTGGAATTCTACCGCATTACAGGAAACAGGAACGTGCATTTTAGTTAA
- a CDS encoding sensor histidine kinase, whose amino-acid sequence MEIRKKNRKRSGMSLRQLFLTYLIKVAVCVVVITIGYVALWAIGIINHLFLPADYYPKKVDQYMESIQKNGTLDMGEIPKEISYAVLDSDKNVLQSTLSNKDRKSAVALLKDSQSETLSQNSNKKQIRILRTSEKTYVFSCYVYAEFSSDVLRSVFPHIERIAIPLYLVLVLGGILAESVKMAKKLSEKIETMKQMADQIKERELEFEISYTGVKELDTVVDSLKDLRDDLKESLQNQWQLQQMQKEQMGALAHDIKTPLTIIRGNAELLAETELEEEQSDYLNSISGNVERIQNYVVDLLEISKGNEFEVKMEQTVIDNFWSEFVEQAKQLCKVKHIQAVLDYHPSGTRMRLDRQQCMRALLNLVDNAVQFSKEGGNIYLASCVEKGIWSVSVEDEGAGFSAEDLKYAKTKFYRAKNERSMDGHYGMGLYIVEQIAKKHHGELVLTNGEKGAKVIFSIG is encoded by the coding sequence GTGGAAATAAGAAAAAAGAATCGGAAACGTTCCGGGATGTCTCTTCGCCAGCTGTTTCTGACCTATCTGATAAAGGTAGCGGTCTGTGTTGTGGTAATTACAATTGGGTACGTAGCGTTATGGGCAATTGGGATTATCAATCATTTATTTCTGCCAGCGGATTATTATCCAAAGAAGGTGGATCAGTACATGGAATCCATTCAAAAAAATGGGACGCTGGATATGGGGGAGATTCCAAAAGAAATCAGCTATGCGGTACTTGACTCCGATAAAAATGTGTTGCAGTCAACGCTTTCGAATAAGGATAGAAAGAGTGCTGTGGCATTGTTAAAAGATTCACAATCGGAAACCCTATCACAAAATAGCAATAAAAAACAGATTCGCATTTTGAGAACATCTGAAAAAACATATGTATTTTCCTGTTATGTCTATGCAGAGTTTTCGTCTGATGTTCTACGAAGCGTATTTCCACATATAGAACGCATCGCGATTCCACTGTACCTGGTCTTGGTGTTAGGAGGAATCTTAGCGGAGTCTGTCAAAATGGCGAAAAAGCTTTCTGAAAAAATTGAGACAATGAAACAGATGGCGGATCAGATTAAGGAACGGGAGCTGGAATTTGAGATTTCCTATACGGGTGTAAAGGAATTAGACACGGTTGTGGATTCGCTGAAAGACCTTCGCGATGATTTAAAAGAGTCGTTGCAAAACCAGTGGCAGCTGCAACAGATGCAAAAGGAACAGATGGGAGCACTTGCCCACGACATCAAGACGCCGCTCACCATTATTCGTGGAAATGCAGAACTGCTCGCAGAGACAGAATTAGAGGAGGAACAATCCGATTATCTAAATTCGATTTCCGGTAATGTGGAAAGAATTCAAAATTACGTGGTGGATCTTTTGGAAATTTCCAAGGGAAATGAGTTTGAAGTGAAGATGGAGCAGACGGTGATTGACAATTTTTGGTCAGAGTTTGTGGAACAGGCAAAGCAGTTATGTAAGGTGAAACATATTCAGGCTGTCCTTGATTATCATCCGAGTGGCACCAGGATGCGACTGGATCGACAGCAATGCATGCGTGCATTATTAAATCTTGTGGATAATGCCGTCCAGTTTTCCAAAGAAGGTGGAAACATTTATCTGGCTTCGTGTGTGGAGAAGGGGATATGGTCGGTATCTGTGGAAGATGAAGGAGCCGGATTTTCCGCAGAAGATTTAAAATATGCTAAGACGAAGTTCTATCGTGCGAAGAACGAGAGAAGCATGGATGGCCATTATGGAATGGGACTTTATATTGTGGAGCAGATTGCAAAAAAACATCACGGAGAGCTGGTTTTAACCAATGGAGAAAAGGGGGCAAAGGTGATTTTTTCCATTGGTTAG
- a CDS encoding response regulator transcription factor → MSKILAVDDEPEILKIIKQALQKDGHEVTVISDSAQIPLDALGWYDLILLDVMMPGTDGFEVCSKIRDIVDCPILFLTAKSMEEDVTFGFSLGADDYIRKPFSIQELRARVNAHIRRETREHTQSLVVDGVRFFLQKEEAYVEHTRIPFTKSEYQISLFLARHHGQVYSKEQIYEHVFGYEGESDESAITEHIKNIRKKLATFGLNSIETVWGVGYKWK, encoded by the coding sequence ATGTCGAAAATCCTTGCAGTGGATGATGAACCAGAGATTTTAAAAATCATAAAACAAGCATTACAAAAGGACGGTCATGAGGTGACGGTAATATCAGATTCGGCACAGATACCGCTGGATGCTCTTGGCTGGTATGATTTGATTTTGCTTGACGTGATGATGCCGGGCACAGATGGATTTGAGGTATGTTCCAAAATTCGGGATATTGTGGATTGTCCGATTCTTTTTCTGACGGCTAAGAGTATGGAGGAGGATGTCACATTTGGATTTTCGCTAGGGGCAGATGATTATATCAGGAAACCATTTTCCATTCAGGAATTGCGGGCTAGGGTGAACGCGCACATTAGAAGAGAGACCAGAGAACACACACAGAGCCTGGTAGTGGACGGTGTCCGTTTTTTCCTGCAAAAAGAGGAAGCGTATGTGGAACATACCAGGATTCCATTTACCAAAAGCGAGTATCAGATTTCGCTGTTTCTTGCCAGACATCACGGGCAGGTTTATAGCAAGGAACAGATTTATGAGCATGTTTTTGGGTATGAAGGCGAGAGCGATGAGTCTGCAATTACGGAGCACATCAAAAATATTCGAAAAAAGTTAGCGACATTTGGATTGAATTCCATTGAAACCGTGTGGGGGGTAGGATATAAGTGGAAATAA